One Podospora pseudopauciseta strain CBS 411.78 chromosome 4, whole genome shotgun sequence genomic window, CTTCAACGATCCTCAAGGTGCTCTCAAGGGGATTATTGCCGCTGCCTACTCTCTCGGTGCTATTCTCTCTCTTCCGTTCATCCCCATGGTCAATGACAGGTTCGGCCGTCGCTGGTCCATCTTTGGCGGCTCTGTCGTCATGGTTATCGGTGCTCTCGTTCAGGGTTTCTCCGTCCACGGTAAGCATGTCTCCGCCAGAACCATCGATAACATGCAAGCTGACACAAAGTACAACAGTCGGCATGTACATCGTCGCCCGTATGATTCTCGGTTTCGGTATTCCCACTTGCATTGTCTCTGGCTCGTCTTTGATCGGAGAGTTGGCCTATCCCAAGGAGCGTCCTGTCATGACCTCGCTCTTCAACGTCGCCTACTTTGTCGGTCAGATTATTGCTGCTGCCATCTGCTTCGGCACCAACAACATCCAGAGCGACTGGGCCTGGAGAATCCCATCGCTTTTGCAGATTTGCCCTTCTCTTTTGCAAATCACCTTTGTCTTGTATGTTCCGTCTTCCTGGGCCTTCTTCCGGTTCGCTAACGTGGTCCTGAATACAGCTTCCTTCCCGAGTCGCCTCGCTGGCTCATCACAAAGGATCGTGGTGATGAGGCTCTTGCTATCTTGGAGAAGTACCATGGCGAATCTGATCGCGGCGCCGAGTTCGTTGCGGCCGAGTTCGCTCAGATGCAGACAACCATCAAGCTCGAGCtggaggcggccaagaagtCATGGCTGGACTTGTTCAAGACGGCCGGTATGCGCCGTCGTGTTCTGATTACCACCATGCTGGGTCTCTTCACACAATGGTCCGGCAACACCTTGATTTCGTAAGTGGCTCCCCGACACCTTAACTTCCTCTCGGTACACGGGCACTAACCAATCCCAAGATACTACCTTGGTGATCTTCTCAAGATGATTGGTTTCACCGACACAACCTATGTCCAGAAGATCAACGTCTCGATTGCCTGCTGGTCTCTTGTCTGCGGCGCCACCGTTtctctcctcgtcaccaaGATTCGTCGTCGCGTCATGTACCTCGCTTGCACCATCTCTCTGCTTCTCTGCTACATTGCCTGGACCATCTCCATGGAGCGCGCTCAGACTGCCGCTCAAGCTGGCACGCCCAACAACGCGGCCAACATTGCgaccctcttcttcatctaCGCCTACTCTCCCTGCTACAACATGGGTTACAACGCTCTTACCTACACCTACATGGTCGAGGTGTGGCCCTATGCTGAGCGCTCTTCCGGTATCGCCTTCTTCCAGCTCTTCGGCCGTCTTGCCGGTTTCTTCACCACCTTTGTCAACCCCATTGGTCTCAACTCGGTGGGCTGGAGATATCTCATTTCCTACTGCTGCTGGCTCGCCTACGAGGTCGTGTTTGTttacttcttcttccctgAGACATTTGGTCGCACTCTGGAGGAGTTGGCCTTCTGTAAGTCAAAAGTCCATCCGCAAACTATGGGCATCATCTGGACAGGGCTAACAACGAGGCAGTGTTTGAGGACAAGCATCTTGCCGACCAGGCCAACGCTGCTGTCGAAAAGGTTCTCAACGAGAAGAACGCGGACGTAATTTCACTCGGTGGAGAGAAGGGTCGCTCCGAGGTCCGGGAGAATGTTGCGTGAGATGGTCACAGCATTGCGGCCGGCGTGATCTAGCCAAAGATACCACGGAGTGGCTGGAGGGAAGGAGTTTGCTCGGGGACGCACATGCTCGATGGAGCGGGAGCAGGGTGTACCACAGTAGATGCATTTATCTTTAGTTACATTAGCACTAATCGCCTATAAAGGATGAATGACATTTGGTGTTTCTGACGTCAGCCCTTCTCTTGGCCATGTTGATGTGTTGATATTTGCCGCTCTGGAACAAGCTAGCCTCGCCTTGTTGGGAAACAAGGTCTGAGATTTGTCCGCTCGAAATATGCCAAGTCAAACATGCAAAGAGGTGGTGAATCTTCCATGTGGCAAATTGTCCGGGATGATACCCCCCAAATTGAAATGTATAGTGGCCAA contains:
- a CDS encoding hypothetical protein (COG:U; EggNog:ENOG503NYKJ) yields the protein MAGDGAGVTGKSDPIITRLANEDKKWFYQKPNLLYLYLMLFPTCMGIELTSGFDSQMINALQIVPFWKYYFNDPQGALKGIIAAAYSLGAILSLPFIPMVNDRFGRRWSIFGGSVVMVIGALVQGFSVHVGMYIVARMILGFGIPTCIVSGSSLIGELAYPKERPVMTSLFNVAYFVGQIIAAAICFGTNNIQSDWAWRIPSLLQICPSLLQITFVFFLPESPRWLITKDRGDEALAILEKYHGESDRGAEFVAAEFAQMQTTIKLELEAAKKSWLDLFKTAGMRRRVLITTMLGLFTQWSGNTLISYYLGDLLKMIGFTDTTYVQKINVSIACWSLVCGATVSLLVTKIRRRVMYLACTISLLLCYIAWTISMERAQTAAQAGTPNNAANIATLFFIYAYSPCYNMGYNALTYTYMVEVWPYAERSSGIAFFQLFGRLAGFFTTFVNPIGLNSVGWRYLISYCCWLAYEVVFVYFFFPETFGRTLEELAFLFEDKHLADQANAAVEKVLNEKNADVISLGGEKGRSEVRENVA